ATAAATAAATTAGAGGTTCTATAAAATTTATAAAAGTAGATGTTGAAACTATTATTTAAATTTATAGTGAACGTATATAAATTGAATAAAAAGAACGTACGGGAACGTACATAGATTTGTGTAAAACAAATCTAAGTACGTTCCCATGTTCTTTTTATTTATGTATTAAGCAGAATATTGATTTAATGTATTATTTTCTTTTGCTTTTCTTTTTAATTGAGTAACCAAAAGAACCAAGGGATTTTGATGTTAATCCATAATATTCACCATGACTATAGCATATGAGATTGGCTTTATCAAAACATATCTTATTCTTGGAATCTAATAAATTTTCATCTATTTTAACATTTAATACTTTGAAAAGGAATAAGTCATGAGTCCCAAGGGGTGTAATGGATTGTACTTTACATTCTAGAGCTATTGGAGACTTTTCAAGGGAAGGAGTGTCTACCTTTACTCCTTTATTTAACTCTAAATTAAAATGTTTAATTTTATCTTCTTTTTTTCCAGATACAACTCCACAGTAATCTACAATTTTCACCATACTTGTTGTGGGAAGGTTTATTACACATTCATTACTTTCTGTAATATATTTATAGGAGAGTCTTTCTGGTCGTATACCCATTGCAATTATAGGTTCTTTTGTACATACGGTACTAATCCATGCAACAGTAAATATATTTATTTTGCCAGACAGACTTTTAGATGTGACAAGAACTACTGGAGCAGGATTTAACATTACACTGCCCTTAAAATTTAATTTACTCATTTGAATATTGCTCCTAACTAATATATTGTTAATCTGTATGTTGTAAAACAATATAATTATAAGTTTATAATTGTATAATTGCAATATTTATTGTAAATGTGCCTTATTAGTGTGAAATGTTTAAATTTAATAATATGTTTAAATTATGGTACAACTATTTGCATTATAATATAACTATGACTTATTAAAATAGCTAATCTATAGAGGTGAGAATATGGTTAAAAATAGACGAAATGTAATTATAGGTATTGTTATAGTTTTAATGGCAGTAGTTTTTTTGTGTTTTAAAAATATTGCTGAAAATAATAATGATAATGCACCGGTGCATGGTAAAGTCATATCTGAAAGTTCAGAGGATGGAAATTCTGAGCAAAAAAGTAATAATACCAGCGGAGTTCAGCATGGTAAAGTTCAGGTAAAAATAACTTCTGGAAGCCATAAAGGAGAGGTAGTTACTTTAGACAATCTGGTTAACGATAAAACTTTCCATGAAAGTATAGCCTATAAAGGATCAGAGGTTCTTATAAATCTTGATGAAAATGATGATGGAAGTATAAAAAGTGCATATATATATGAGATAGTAAGATACAAATATATATACATATTATTGGCTGTTTTTATTATATTACTTGCAATTATAGGTGGTAAAAAAGGGATAAAGTCCATAGTTGCATTGGTATTAACCTGTATAGTTATATTAAAAATTCTTATTCCACTGATTATAAAGGGATATAATCCTGTAACAGTATCAATTGTATTATGTATAGGTGTAAGTATTTTAAGTCTGCTTATTATAAGCGGAAAGAATAAAAAAACTATGGCGGCAATTATTGGAACCATAGGTGGAGTACTTATAGCAGCAATTATTGGAATATTAATGAGTACATTTTTAAGACTTACGGGACTCAGTGATGAAGAATTACAAATGTTAGTTTACATATCTCAAAATACTTCTTTTGATTTTAGAGGATTATTATTTTCAAGTATATTGATGGGGGCCTTGGGAGCAGTTATGGATGTTAGTATGTCTATTGCTTCTTCCATTAATGAAATTAGAGAGAAAAGTGAAAATATATCTACAATAGAACTTATAAAGTCTGGAATGAATGTGGGAAGAGATATTATGGGTACTATGGCTAATACATTAATATTGGCTTATGTAGGAGGATCCATGTACATTTTAATGCTTATATCTTCTTATAATTTACCTATGTTTAGGATTTTAAATCAAGATGTTATAGCTTCAGAAATTTTAAAATCTATGGCTGGAAGTATAGGATTAACTTTGACTATACCAATTACAGCGGCAGCAGCTGCTTGGCTATACAGAAAAAAATATAATGATTAGTATATTAAGTATATTATTGTCAATAATTTAAATATACATTTTATTGACAATTGAATAGAATAGTAATATAATCATAGTAAATATATAGAAATACTAAGCAATAAATATGCTATTTAATAATTTTATTATAATATTAAAATGAGAGGTGTGCAAATGAAAATTTCTACAAAAGGAAGATACGGCTTAAAGGCTATGATTGACTTATCTATAAATTCAGTAAATGATAGTGTTACTTTAAAGAGCATAAGCGAGAGACAAAATATATCTGAGGGATATTTAGAACAGATTTTTGCAGCTCTTAGAAAAAAAGGGCTTATTCAAGGTAAAAAGGGTTCACAAGGAGGATATATATTAGGCCAATCACCTAGCGATATTACTGTTGGTGATATTCTAAGAGCCTTGGAGGGTGAATTAAATTTAGTAGAAATTGATGAAACTAAAACTGATGATAGAGTGGAGCAATGTATTAACTACAATGTTTGGAGTAAGCTCAATAAAAGTATAAATGATATAGTGGATTCAATTACTTTGGAAGACCTAGTTATGAAGTATAATACACTTGCTAATGACACATTTATGTATTATATTTAATAATAAGAGGTGATTTTCATGTCAAGAATTTTTAAAAATGTTACTGAGTTAATAGGAAATACTCCTTTAGTAGAGTTATCTAAATATGAAGATTCAGAAAAGCTCCAAGGAAAAATATTGGCTAAAGTTGAATATTTTAATCCAGCAGGAAGTGTAAAAGATAGAATAGGATATTCAATGATAACTGATGCAGAGGAAAAAGGACTCATAAATAAAGATACAGTTATAATAGAGCCAACAAGTGGCAACACTGGTGTAGGTTTGGCACTTGTATGTTCAGCAAAAGGATATAAGTTGATTTTAACTATGCCAGAAACCATGAGTATTGAAAGAAGAAAACTATTAAAAGCCTATGGGGCAGATTTAGTTTTAACACCGGGACCAGATGGAATGAAAGGTGCAATAAAAAAAGCAGAAGAGCTTGCAGTTGAGTATAAAAATGCTTTTATACCTCAGCAGTTTAAAAATCCTGCTAATCCTGCTTATCATGAAAAAACTACTGCGGAAGAGATATGGAAGGATACCGATGGTAAAGTGGATGTATTTATTTCTGGAGTAGGTACTGGTGGTACTCTTACTGGAGTAGCAAAGGTACTTAAGGAGAGAAATCCTAAAGTAAAAATAATAGCAGTTGAACCTTATGATTCACCTGTACTTGAAGGAGGAAAGCCAGGTCCTCATAAACTTCAGGGAATAGGTGCTGGATTTGTGCCAGATGTTTTAAAATTAGATTTAGTAGATGAAATAATAGCAGTTAAAAATGAAGAGGCTTTTGCTATCACTAAAGAATTAGCTACAGTAGAAGGTCTTTTAGTTGGTATTTCATCAGGAGCAGCTGTGTCTGCTGCATTGCAAGTTGCAAAAAGACCTGAATTTAAAGATAAAAATATAGTTGTAATACTTCCTGATACAGGTCAAAGATATCTGTCAATGGGAGTTTTCGATTAAATACAGATAAATGTATATGGCACAAATTTTATTTGTGCCATATATATTTATACTTTTAAGAAAAGGTAGTGATAAAATGAAGTATGATAAAAAATTAGTATATTTGGACTATGGTGCCTCTACTCCTATGAATAAAGAAGTTTTTAAGGAGATAGAGCCTTATTTTTATACTTTTTACGGTAATCCTTCATCAGTATCTTCTTTCTCTGAAAGATCAAAAATGGCTATATTTAATGCTAGGGAAAGAATAGCTAAGGCCATAAATTGTCAAAGAAATGAAATCTATTTTACCAGTGGTGGTACAGAAAGTGATAACTGGGCAATAAAAGGGATAGCCCTCAAAAATAGAGACAAGGGCAATCATATAATAACTACCTCCATAGAACATCCAGCCGTGCTCAATACTTGCAAATATTTAGAAGAATTAGGATTTAAAATTACATATGTTCCAGTTGACAAATATGGTATAGTAAATTTAGAATATATAAAAAATGCTATTACTGAAAGTACTATTTTAGTGTCAATTATGTTTGCAAACAATGAAGTTGGCTCAATACAGCCAATTAAAGAAATAGGAGAAGTTTGCAGACAAAAGAATATAATTTTTCATACTGATGCAGTTCAAGCAGCTGGTCATATTCCAATAGATGTAGAGAAAATGAATATAGATATGCTTTCTATGTCTGCACATAAATTTTATGGACCTAAAGGCATAGGGATTTTATATATAAAACGTGGAATTAAGATAGATAATTTTGTTCACGGAGGACATCAAGAAAGGGGAAGAAGGGCAGGGACAGAGAATACTCCGGGTATTGTTGGTTTAGGCAAAGCCCTTGAATTATGTAATTCAAACATAATTGAAGAATCAAATAGAACAAAATATTTAAGAGATAAATTGGCAAAGGAAATTTTAGAAATACCAGGAACTGAAATCAATGGCCCTGATTATGAAAGAAGGCTTCCAGGCAATTTAAATATATGCTTTAATGGTATAGATGCAGAAATATTACTTATGTCTTTGGATTTAAAAGGAATTTGTGCATCTGCAGGAAGTGCATGTTCAGCAGGTTCTATAAGACCATCTCATGTACTCTCTGCCATGGGTATTAGTCCAGAAAAGTGTAAAAGCTCACTAAGGTTCAGCCTTGGAGAGGGAATATCAGAAGAAGATATTGATTATACTATTAGTACACTAAAAGAAATAATTGGCAGTATTAGAACTACTTAAAGAAGAGGTGTATTTATGAATAATAGAGTTGTAGTTGGTATGAGCGGAGGAGTAGACAGCTCAGTAACTGCATATCTTTTAAAAGAACAAGGGTATGAAGTAATTGGAGTAACCATGCAGGTATGGCCTGAGGATAAAGAATATGAAGAAAGGGAAGGGGGATGCTGCTCTCTTTCTTCTGTGGAAGATGCCAGAAGAGTAGCACATAAACTTGGAATACCATTTTATGTGATGAATTTTAAAGATATATTTGATGAAAAAGTTATTCAGCCTTTCATACAGGAATACTTATCAGGCAGAACTCCAAATCCATGCATAGCTTGCAATAAATTTATAAAATTTGATGCTTTTTTAGAAAAGGCAAAATCCTTAGGTGCAGATTATGTAGCTACAGGGCATTATGCAAAAATATATAAAAATGATAAAGGCAGATATTTAATAGAAAGATCGAAAGATGATAAAAAAGATCAAACTTATGTATTGTATAATATGACGCAGCATCAGCTCGAACATACATTAATGCCTTGTGGAGATTATAGTAAGGATAGAATACGAGAAATTGCAAAAGAAATAGGATTAAGTGTTCATAATAAAAAAGATAGTGAAGAGATTTGCTTTATTCCAGATAATGATCATGGTGCCTATATAAAAAGACAAAGACCTGAACAGGTTAAAGAGGGAAATTTTGTAGACAGCAATGGTAACATATTAGGACGACATAAGGGTATAGTATATTATACTATAGGTCAGAGAAAAGGACTTGGAATTTCACTAGGTAAGCCTGTGTTTGTAAAAGATATAAATATTTTAAAAAACGAGGTTGTACTTGGCAGTGAAGAGGATATATTCAAAAAATCACTTATAGCAAATGAAGTTAATTTTATTTCCTTTGATAAACTTGATTCACCCATGAAGGTTCAAGCAAAAATAAGGTATGCCTCTAAAGCCACAGAGGCAACTATATATCCACTTGAAGACTCAAAGATAAAGGTGACTTTTGAAAAACCTGTTAGAGCTATAACTAAAGGTCAATCTGTAGTTTTTTATGATGGTGATTTACTTCTAGGTGGTGGCATTATAGAAAAACTTAATTGATTAATATATATAGGAAGTTAAGATAGAGACAATAAAAAATATATTAGTAACAAAATTATGTGTATGTTTATTGCATTTTAGCATTATGAATGATATAATGCCTATATGCAAGAGATTTAATATCATGAACCGAACATTCTCCTTTTCTATTCGGAAGTGTAATTTTATGAATTGTTAGATCCCTAATTCTGAAAAAGGAGGTATGTTTAAATGGCTGATAAGACTATTGTATGTAAAGATTGTAGTAAGGATTTTATCTTCACTGAAGGTGAACAAGAATTTTACAAAGAAAAAGGTTTTGAAAATGATCCTGTTAGATGTCCTGAATGTAGAAAAGCAAGAAAGGCACAAAACAACAGAGGTTTCAGAAGATAGTTTGATTTTATGATTATATTTAGCCACTGATTTTATCAGTGGCTATTTTTATCTATTTTTTAATTTTATAATGATATTCTGGAGTCATGTTGGTAATTGGTTCTATTTTATATCCGTTGTTTCTATAATAACTTATAATTTGAGGTAATGCCTTTATGGTATTAATATTATTTGAATTACAATGCATGAGAATTATTACTTTATCATCTTCAAGTTTGCATTTTTTCGCTTTCTTTACTAATTGATTTACAGGTAGATGAGGATTTACTCCATCATCTATACATACATTCCAATCATAAACTTTCAAATTATTTTTATGAAGCTTTTCAAGCATTTCAGTATTAAGGTGTTTAGAACTTCCGCCTGGAAATCTTATTAAATTTGTATTTATTCCTGTAACTTCTTTAATTTTATTTTGAGTATGAAGCATTTCCTGAAGAAATGTATCTTCATCTTTATATATTTTTTTGAAATTATGAGAAAAAGTATGAAGACCAATGCTGTGACCTTCTTTATATATTCTTTTTAACAAATCCTCTCTTTCATCTATTTCCTTACCTACTACAAAAAAGGTAGCTTTTACATTATATTTTTTTAAAGTATCTAGTAGTTTACCAGTTATTATAGTGGGACCATCATCAAAAGTTAGATATACAATTTTTTTATTAGAAATTTCATCTGGAGAATCCATGTATTTTGCCTTTGGAATACTTATATAAATAGATTGAATTATTAATAATGATATTAAAAAAAATAAATTAAATTTATACTTTTTGAATTTAAACATAACTCATCTTCCTTTTTATTTCTTAGTGTCATTTTAGTATTTCCAAAAAACGCATTAAAAAATACTGGGATAAATTTTAACAATTTCATGAAATTTACTATTAAAATTCTAAAAGTTAAATATATATAGATTCCTAATTTATTGGAGAAAAAATATTTGCACTTCAATGGAGTTATTGATGGAATAATGATATTTATTTTGCTAAAAAAGAAATTATATATTAATATCAAATCTAATATGCTTAATATGTTATAATATATAAAGATTAAAATATAGTTGTAGATAATAAATTTATAAGTATTATCTCAAAAGACTATTTAGGAGAAATAATAATTATGGAAGAAAATATTTTAATTGTAGAAGACGAAGAGAGAATGAGAAAACTTATAAGTGCATATTTAAAAAAAGATGGATACAATACTTTAGAAGCAAAAAATGGATCGGAAGCTATAAAGATTTTTAATTCTAATGAAACAATTCTTATAGTTCTTGATATAATGATGCCTTTAATAGATGGATTTGATGTGTGTAGATACATAAGGAAGAATTCAGATGTACCAATAATTATATTGACCGCTAAGGCAGAAGAAGATGATAAGCTTTTAGGATATGAATTAGGGGCGGATGATTATATAACTAAACCTTTTAGTCCTAAAATATTAGTAGCCAAAACAAAGGCACTTTTAAAACGCTATCATGGGGAGAATGAGTCAAATAATATAGATTTTCATGGCATCAGTATTAATGAATTGAGTCATGAGGTTAAAATTGATAATAAGGAGATATATTTATCTCCAAAAGAATTTGATCTTTTATTATATTTTATAAAAAATAAAGGAATAGTGTTAAGCAGAAATAAAATACTGGATGGAGTATGGGGAATGGATTATTATGGTGATCTTAGGACGGTAGATACCCATATAAAAAGATTAAGAGAAAAACTCATGGATAAGGCTCATCTAATATCTACAGTTAGGGGGAGCGGTTATAAATTAGAGGTGAAAAAATGAATTTCAATAGAGGAATAGCTGTAAAATTATTCTTTATAACATTGGCTTTTTTTACGTTATTTATAAGCAGTATACTTATTTTTCAGTCTTTATTTTTTGAAAAATTCTATATTAGTAGAAAAATGGACACTTTGCAGAGAAATGTAGAAAAATTTAAAAAAGATTATAATAATACTTCTAATACTAATGATATTTCACAATTAGCAAGAGATTTTGAAGATTCAAATAATAGTAAAGTGGCTATTTTAGATAAATATGGATTTTTAAATTTTGTAGCAGGATATGATAACAGAGAAGCAGAATCAGCTAGTGTAAAGGTTATAAAAGAAGTGATTAATAACTGGAACTCAAATCCTGGATTATCTATAAATATCCTGAAAAGTGGAAAAAGCAGCACTTACATATTTGACAATAAGGTTTATAATATAAAAAATATAGTTTGTGTGGTTCCCGATAGTGAAAAACAAGAGGTAGTATTTGCTGTTTCTTCATTACAACCCGTTAATGAGGCCTCATCTGTTATTAAAGAATTTTATATATACATATATATATCTGCATTGATATTTATTATAATACTATCACTTATATATTCAAACATGATTTCCAAACCATTGATAAGTTTAAATAAGACTGCATCTAAAATGGTAAATTTGGATTTTTCAGAAAAGTGTATTGTTAAGACCAATGATGAAATTGGAAATTTGGGAAATACTTTAAATTTTCTATCTGAAAGTTTGAATAATGCAATGGATTCTTTAAAAAAGGCCAATGAAAAACTAAAAAATGATATTGAACAGGAAAGAAAATTAGAAAAAATGCGTAAAGAATTCGTTGGTGGTGTATCCCATGAATTGAAAACTCCTATAAGTCTTATAGAGGGATATGCAGAAGGAATTAAGGATAACATTTTTGAAGAAGATAAAAATTATTATATAGATGTAATTATAGATGAAGCAAAGAAAATGGGAGCTCTAGTTAAGGATATGCTGGATTTATCCCAACTTGAAAGTGGTAATTTTAAGCTGAAGTATAATAATTTTTATATTGATAAACTCATTAGTGCTACCATAAGAAAGTATTATAATATGCTTAATAATAGAGAAATTGATGTAAATTTGAATTTAATTAGCAGTGTTTTAACTGAAGGTGACTCTATGAGAATTGAACAGGTGTTGACAAATTTCATTACCAATGCTATAGATCATACAGAAAATAAAAGTAAAATCAGTATAGATATGTGTGAACATGAAGATAAAGTATATGTATATATAAAAAACTGGGGAAAAAATATTGAAAAAGATGAATTATCAAAAATTTGGGATAAATTTTATAAAATAGATAAGTCAAGAAATAGGAGTATTGGAGGAACTGGTCTTGGCCTTGCCATAACTAAAAATATACTTATGCTGCATAAAAGTGATTTTGGAGTAGAAAATTTTAAGGGTGGTGTAGCTTTCTATTTTTCGTTATTTAAAGCAGATAGCTCTGATTGAAGCAAGTAAAATAGGAATTTGAACTTTTAATTCAAATTCCTATTTGTCAATTGGTTATTCTGATAAGGTTAAAGTAAGAGATTTAGTTTCTCCGTTTCTATAAATTTCAATTTTTATTTTATCTCCGGCATTATGAGTGGCTTTTATACTATTTAATTCATCTGTTGTCTTTACAGTTTTACCATCAAATTTTGTAATTATATCACGTGCCTGCAAACCTGCTTTTTGAGCTGGACTAGAGGAGTTTACCTGAATAACAGCTACTCCTTGAGGTACATTGTTCTGCTTGGCATCTTCGCTGGATACATCAGTACAAGTTATGCCAAGCATTAATATAGGTTTAGAAAGTGAGCTTATTTTTGGTTTAACTAAATCTATAGGTATTGCAAATCCTATTCCCTCAACACCATTACCACCTATTTTTGAACTGTTTATTCCAATTACCTGACCTTGGGAATTAACTAGTGGTCCACCGCTGTTACCAGGATTTATTGCTGCATCTGTCTGAATGAGAGTTTGGGTATTATTGTCTTCAATTTCAACTTCTCTGTTTAAAGCACTGACAATCCCAGAGGTAACGGAACCTAAAAATTCTTTTCCTAAAGGATTACCGATAGCTACTACTTGATCACCAACTTGAAGATTACTTGAGTTACCTAACTCTGCTATGCCTGGAAGTGTAACTTTTTCATTTATCTTTATTACAGCTATATCCATGGAAGCATCGTAATTTACCACTTTAGCAGATACTTCTTTTTTATTGCTAAGTATTACACTTATTTTCTGTGCACCGCTTATAACATGATAATTTGTCAATATATAACCATCATTATTGAATATTATACCTGAACCCATGCCCTCTGATTCCTGAGATTGTCCTAGGAAATTATTGGTAGTGGTACTGGTAGTAGAAACTCCAACTACAGCGGGACTAACTTTTTTAGCAATTTCAGCTATAGTAAGGCCATTAGTAGTAGAAACAATTGATGAAGGCTTATAATTGCTGTTATTATTAGTATTAGAAGAAGATTGCTGCATTAAATTTTCATACAAGGGACTAGATTTAAAAAAGTCTGTTTTTGGAAGAATGTATAGTGATACAACACCGGAAGCAGTACCGCCAAGTATTGTGCAAATAATTGCTAAAGCTATATAAGAGACTATTCTCTTACCTCTTTTAGGTTGTTTATTTACAGAAGTAACTTTATAATCACTATCAGTAAAGTTATTATCAGAATATTTATTATCTTTACTGTTGTAATTTGTACCATTTGATACATTGTAGGCTGAATAGTTGGATGTTGGTAATTCACTTGTAGAATCTATAGGGTTATTGATATTTTTATTATTTGAATCTTTTTCATATTCATTCATTTTTAAGACCTCCTTTATAAGTTTAATTTCTATACTTATATAATAGACTCGTACTGTGACAACTTTATGACAGCTTTGTTAAAGGGGTATAAATTGCAAAAGTGTCTGCAATTTATTTTACATAAATAATATGTGTTTAAATATAATATTATATTTAATAATTAAAAAGAATTAATTTCAATTAAAATATTTATATTTATGTATTTCTGACTAATTAAATATTATAATGTAAATAATGTTACTTATAAAGGAGTTGATATTATGGAGCATAGATGGAGTTTAAAAGAATTATATGATTCCTTTGAATCAAAGGAATTCAAGGAAGATCTAATTCGATGTGATAAATTTATAGATAAAATAAAAGAAATATCTGAAACTTTTGCAGACTCTAAAGAAGAAAACATAAAGAAATTAGAAAATTATATAAGTGTTGATAATGAATTTTTTCATTTATCCTTTAAATTATTATCTTTTTGTCAGTTGAGTTTAAGTGTAGAAACTACAAATGTAGAAGCTTTAAAGTATCTGGAAGTGATTGAAGAAAAAATCACTGAATTGGCGGAACCAAATACAAAAGTTGCAAAATGGATTGGAAAACTGCAAAATTTAGATGATATCATTGGTTCATCCACCATATTAAAAGAACATAATTTTTATCTAAAAGAAATACAGCAAAATAATAAATATGTACTAAGTGAAAAAGAAGAAACTATTATCTCTAAAATGAGAAATACTGGTTCAAGTGCTTGGAGCAAATTACAGGATTTAACCCTTTCCAATCTCTTAGTTAAGATTAATATTAATGGAAAGGAAGAAAAACTTCCTTTAACAGTGGTCAGAAATATGGCTTATGATGCTAATGACAATATTAGAAAAACAGCTTATATAGCAGAACTAGCAGCTTATAGTGAAATTGAAGATGTATCTGCTGCCTGTCTTAATGGGATTAAAGGAGAAGTTATAACGGTAGATAAGCTTAGAGGATATAAATCACCTTTGGAAGAAAGCCTTATCAGCTCCAAAATGGATCAAAAAACTTTAGATTCTATGTTTAGTGCTATTTCTGAATATTTACCAGTATTTAGAAAATATTTCAGAAAAAAGGCACAAATACTTTCATATAAAGGAGGACTGCCCTTTTATGAGATGTTTGCTCCTATAGGAAAAAGCAGTAGAAAATATACTTTTGAAGAAGCTAGAGATTTTATTGTAGAGAATTTTAAAACTTTTAGTGATAAACTGGCAGATTATGCACTAAAGGCCTTTAACAATAAATGGATCGATGCCGAACCAAGAGAGGGAAAAGTTGGAGGGGCCTTTTGTGAAAATCTACATGTTATTGGAGAAAGTAGAATAATGAGTAATTTTACTGGAAATTTCAATGATGTGGTGACTCTTGCTCATGAATTAGGTCATGGATATCATGGAGCATGTCTTTTAAAGGAATCTGCAATTAATAGTGAATATCCAATGCCTATTGCAGAAACAGCCTCTACATTTTGTGAAACTATTATAAAGAAAGCGGCTACGGATAAGGTAGATAAAGAGGAATCTATCTCTATATTGGAAACGGAGATAAGCGATTGTGCACAGGTAATAGTAGATATATATAGCAGATTTCTATTTGAAAGTGAAGTATTTAAAAAAAGAGAAAAGGGATCTATAAGTGTAGAAGAACTTAAAAGTATAATGTTAGAAGCGCAAAAGAAAGCCTATGGAGATGGATTGGATTCAAATTATCTTCATCCCTATATGTGGATATGTAAACCTCATTATTACTCTGCTGATTTCAATTTTTACAATTATCCCTATGCTTTTGGTTTGTTATTTTCAAAAGGATTATATTCAATATATTTAAAAGATAAAGAGAAATTCGTAAAGGAATATGATAAATTACTTGCTTTAACAGGAAAAAATAAAATTTTTGATATAGCTAAATTTATGAATATAGATATTAATTCTGTAAGTTTTTGGAAAGAATCTTTGGAACTTATAAAAGAAGACATAGATAAATTTATAACATTAGCATAAGGCATATTCAAATAAATAACTAGTCAGTATGCTAGCCTATTTTGAATCCTACTACGTCAACAGAACCCTCAGATAGCTCACTATCATCAGAACCTGTTTCCTTGTATGATTCAAAATATTCGTCGCATCTTTGACTTACTATTTATTTTCACATGCCTAATTTGTTAACATGAGGTGAATGGGGTTGGATTTTTTTAGACAAATAGTAAAAAAAGATTTACTGAAGAGTTTAGTATTTTTGGGATGTATATGTGTATTTTTATATCTTATAAAAAGTATACTTAATTTGGTTTTGCTGATATTTCTATTTACGTATTTAATTAACAGTTTGGAAAATTTTGTGGTAAATAGACTTAAGAGATATGTACCTGTTAAAAAGGGAATAGTTACAATAATATTATATGTATTTATTTTTGCACTGATAATAGTAGTGTTATATAAATATGTACCTATAATAATATTGGAAAGCA
This genomic window from Clostridium pasteurianum DSM 525 = ATCC 6013 contains:
- a CDS encoding RrF2 family transcriptional regulator, with the translated sequence MKISTKGRYGLKAMIDLSINSVNDSVTLKSISERQNISEGYLEQIFAALRKKGLIQGKKGSQGGYILGQSPSDITVGDILRALEGELNLVEIDETKTDDRVEQCINYNVWSKLNKSINDIVDSITLEDLVMKYNTLANDTFMYYI
- the mnmA gene encoding tRNA 2-thiouridine(34) synthase MnmA, encoding MNNRVVVGMSGGVDSSVTAYLLKEQGYEVIGVTMQVWPEDKEYEEREGGCCSLSSVEDARRVAHKLGIPFYVMNFKDIFDEKVIQPFIQEYLSGRTPNPCIACNKFIKFDAFLEKAKSLGADYVATGHYAKIYKNDKGRYLIERSKDDKKDQTYVLYNMTQHQLEHTLMPCGDYSKDRIREIAKEIGLSVHNKKDSEEICFIPDNDHGAYIKRQRPEQVKEGNFVDSNGNILGRHKGIVYYTIGQRKGLGISLGKPVFVKDINILKNEVVLGSEEDIFKKSLIANEVNFISFDKLDSPMKVQAKIRYASKATEATIYPLEDSKIKVTFEKPVRAITKGQSVVFYDGDLLLGGGIIEKLN
- a CDS encoding flavin reductase family protein, translating into MSKLNFKGSVMLNPAPVVLVTSKSLSGKINIFTVAWISTVCTKEPIIAMGIRPERLSYKYITESNECVINLPTTSMVKIVDYCGVVSGKKEDKIKHFNLELNKGVKVDTPSLEKSPIALECKVQSITPLGTHDLFLFKVLNVKIDENLLDSKNKICFDKANLICYSHGEYYGLTSKSLGSFGYSIKKKSKRK
- the cysK gene encoding cysteine synthase A translates to MSRIFKNVTELIGNTPLVELSKYEDSEKLQGKILAKVEYFNPAGSVKDRIGYSMITDAEEKGLINKDTVIIEPTSGNTGVGLALVCSAKGYKLILTMPETMSIERRKLLKAYGADLVLTPGPDGMKGAIKKAEELAVEYKNAFIPQQFKNPANPAYHEKTTAEEIWKDTDGKVDVFISGVGTGGTLTGVAKVLKERNPKVKIIAVEPYDSPVLEGGKPGPHKLQGIGAGFVPDVLKLDLVDEIIAVKNEEAFAITKELATVEGLLVGISSGAAVSAALQVAKRPEFKDKNIVVILPDTGQRYLSMGVFD
- a CDS encoding YibE/F family protein, which encodes MVKNRRNVIIGIVIVLMAVVFLCFKNIAENNNDNAPVHGKVISESSEDGNSEQKSNNTSGVQHGKVQVKITSGSHKGEVVTLDNLVNDKTFHESIAYKGSEVLINLDENDDGSIKSAYIYEIVRYKYIYILLAVFIILLAIIGGKKGIKSIVALVLTCIVILKILIPLIIKGYNPVTVSIVLCIGVSILSLLIISGKNKKTMAAIIGTIGGVLIAAIIGILMSTFLRLTGLSDEELQMLVYISQNTSFDFRGLLFSSILMGALGAVMDVSMSIASSINEIREKSENISTIELIKSGMNVGRDIMGTMANTLILAYVGGSMYILMLISSYNLPMFRILNQDVIASEILKSMAGSIGLTLTIPITAAAAAWLYRKKYND
- a CDS encoding polysaccharide deacetylase family protein → MFKFKKYKFNLFFLISLLIIQSIYISIPKAKYMDSPDEISNKKIVYLTFDDGPTIITGKLLDTLKKYNVKATFFVVGKEIDEREDLLKRIYKEGHSIGLHTFSHNFKKIYKDEDTFLQEMLHTQNKIKEVTGINTNLIRFPGGSSKHLNTEMLEKLHKNNLKVYDWNVCIDDGVNPHLPVNQLVKKAKKCKLEDDKVIILMHCNSNNINTIKALPQIISYYRNNGYKIEPITNMTPEYHYKIKK
- a CDS encoding zinc-ribbon domain-containing protein, with the translated sequence MADKTIVCKDCSKDFIFTEGEQEFYKEKGFENDPVRCPECRKARKAQNNRGFRR
- the nifS gene encoding cysteine desulfurase NifS, producing the protein MKYDKKLVYLDYGASTPMNKEVFKEIEPYFYTFYGNPSSVSSFSERSKMAIFNARERIAKAINCQRNEIYFTSGGTESDNWAIKGIALKNRDKGNHIITTSIEHPAVLNTCKYLEELGFKITYVPVDKYGIVNLEYIKNAITESTILVSIMFANNEVGSIQPIKEIGEVCRQKNIIFHTDAVQAAGHIPIDVEKMNIDMLSMSAHKFYGPKGIGILYIKRGIKIDNFVHGGHQERGRRAGTENTPGIVGLGKALELCNSNIIEESNRTKYLRDKLAKEILEIPGTEINGPDYERRLPGNLNICFNGIDAEILLMSLDLKGICASAGSACSAGSIRPSHVLSAMGISPEKCKSSLRFSLGEGISEEDIDYTISTLKEIIGSIRTT